In a single window of the Bacteroidota bacterium genome:
- a CDS encoding Ig-like domain-containing protein has translation MRYYISAILTACLITGTLAGCDLFTGSSESGPVTLTGLVINSVTNDPVANAFVRVLPMDELAETDELGRYSIVVDVDSTMDVDLTMSKSGFVNQSTSVLAVADRTIEVTTIRLVPLEGTTDPTNPGGAISGSAANLLLLSQTAASIGVRESGSQEVAELVFQAADSLGRPINLDNQITVNFSFGVNPGGDAFISPESAQTNENGEVRTNISSGLVAGVVQIVASATVDGRTIRSLPVPLTIHGGLPSANNFGIATARLNVPRAWDFWGTENTITAFVGDQFGNPVRVGTSVYFTTSAGIIGGSSQTSAIGTAPVQQISGPPQPVHPEFGNGYTIVTGSTADRNQNEITDDVLVLFSGSSNIVVPSGQGPILLGNAYEFHVYDQNQNPLGAGTNIIVTANGTNVEAFGNTNTTLPDMLFGDHNNGSPTQTFGRTRFTFGYQQGEQTDQNGDLIPPELEAITIRVTGPNGAAERVVLQRGGVLKRDDAGEMIRDFGGDGVEFLPQQ, from the coding sequence ATGAGATATTACATTTCTGCTATATTAACTGCTTGTTTAATCACTGGAACGCTGGCCGGGTGTGATCTTTTCACGGGAAGTAGCGAGTCGGGCCCGGTTACGTTGACGGGGCTGGTGATCAATTCAGTGACCAACGACCCGGTAGCTAACGCCTTTGTGCGCGTGCTGCCGATGGATGAACTCGCTGAAACAGACGAGCTTGGCCGCTACAGCATCGTGGTTGATGTAGACAGCACCATGGATGTAGACCTGACAATGTCGAAAAGCGGCTTTGTGAACCAATCAACTTCGGTACTGGCGGTTGCAGACCGCACAATCGAAGTTACGACTATTCGGTTGGTCCCGCTTGAAGGCACAACGGATCCCACAAATCCCGGCGGCGCAATTTCTGGTAGTGCAGCAAACCTTTTGCTGCTTAGCCAAACTGCAGCGTCGATTGGCGTGCGGGAAAGCGGCTCTCAGGAGGTAGCCGAACTGGTTTTCCAGGCCGCTGACTCTTTGGGCAGGCCGATTAATTTGGATAATCAGATTACAGTGAATTTCAGTTTCGGGGTTAACCCGGGTGGAGATGCGTTTATCTCGCCTGAGTCTGCGCAAACCAACGAAAATGGCGAAGTTCGTACAAACATCTCCAGTGGCCTTGTTGCCGGCGTTGTACAGATTGTAGCTTCAGCGACCGTAGATGGCCGCACAATCCGCTCGCTGCCCGTACCGCTCACGATTCACGGTGGTTTGCCAAGTGCTAACAACTTTGGCATCGCAACTGCGCGGCTGAATGTGCCTCGCGCATGGGATTTTTGGGGTACGGAAAATACCATCACCGCATTTGTGGGTGACCAGTTTGGTAATCCGGTACGCGTCGGTACGTCGGTTTACTTTACAACTTCAGCCGGCATCATTGGTGGCTCAAGCCAGACCAGCGCAATTGGTACCGCACCCGTTCAACAGATCTCTGGTCCGCCACAACCTGTGCATCCAGAGTTTGGCAATGGCTATACCATTGTGACCGGCAGCACTGCGGACCGCAATCAGAATGAAATTACCGATGATGTGCTGGTGTTATTCTCTGGCTCAAGCAACATTGTTGTGCCATCGGGGCAGGGGCCAATTCTACTGGGCAACGCGTACGAATTCCACGTATACGACCAGAACCAGAATCCGCTTGGCGCCGGCACCAACATTATTGTTACGGCCAACGGTACCAACGTGGAAGCGTTTGGTAACACCAACACCACGCTGCCCGATATGCTGTTCGGCGACCACAACAACGGATCGCCAACACAAACCTTTGGTAGAACACGTTTCACCTTTGGCTACCAGCAGGGCGAGCAGACAGACCAGAATGGTGATCTGATTCCGCCTGAACTTGAGGCCATTACCATCCGCGTAACTGGCCCGAACGGCGCTGCTGAGCGCGTTGTACTGCAAAGAGGCGGCGTTCTCAAACGCGACGATGCTGGTGAGATGATTCGTGACTTTGGTGGCGATGGCGTAGAATTCTTGCCACAGCAGTAA
- a CDS encoding aminotransferase class V-fold PLP-dependent enzyme, whose amino-acid sequence MPKSDQLHMSSDEFRKQGKALIDWIADYYENIEQYPVLSNVAPGDIRKALPASPPLEGEPFEHMMADVERVIMPGVTHWQSPNFYAFFPSNTSGPAILGELLSAGLGVQGMLWATSPACTELETHVLDWLVDMMDLPAAFKSTATGGGVIQDTASSAVLCALLAGREQATGYASNKSGGNGKLVVYTSADAHSSIEKAAKIAGIGADNVRLVPVDETRAMIPDALAKMIEEDKAAGLTPCFVCATVGTTSTNGIDPVAAIGAICNRAGIWFHVDAAMAGTAALCSEFRYINNGLELADSYCFNPHKWMLTNFDCTVFYVRQRKALIDTLSILPEYLRNQATASGEVIDYRDWHVQLGRRFRALKLWFVIRYYGVHGLQQYVRQHIAIAQAFANWVREDARFELVVTPPLNLVCFRMKADDTINENLLMALNKSGKVYLTHTKVSGQYTLRLCVGTRTTTLAHVASAWEQIQEVAAGLIAS is encoded by the coding sequence ATGCCCAAATCAGATCAGCTCCACATGTCATCCGATGAATTTCGCAAACAAGGCAAAGCCCTGATCGACTGGATTGCTGATTACTACGAAAACATCGAGCAATATCCTGTGCTATCCAATGTGGCGCCCGGCGACATACGCAAGGCGCTTCCCGCGTCTCCACCCCTCGAGGGAGAGCCGTTTGAGCACATGATGGCTGATGTAGAGCGGGTCATTATGCCCGGTGTCACACACTGGCAGTCGCCAAATTTCTACGCGTTCTTTCCCTCTAACACTTCAGGGCCGGCCATTCTGGGTGAACTCCTTTCGGCCGGACTCGGGGTTCAGGGCATGCTGTGGGCGACGAGCCCTGCGTGTACCGAATTGGAAACCCATGTACTGGATTGGTTGGTAGACATGATGGACTTGCCTGCTGCCTTCAAATCCACGGCAACAGGCGGCGGTGTGATCCAGGATACGGCATCAAGCGCTGTGCTTTGTGCGTTGCTCGCCGGCCGCGAGCAGGCAACCGGGTATGCATCCAACAAATCTGGCGGAAACGGAAAACTTGTCGTGTACACCTCGGCAGATGCACATTCTTCAATTGAGAAAGCCGCCAAGATTGCCGGCATCGGCGCGGACAATGTCCGGCTTGTGCCAGTTGACGAAACCCGGGCCATGATTCCAGATGCGTTGGCCAAGATGATTGAAGAAGACAAAGCTGCGGGCCTTACCCCGTGCTTTGTGTGTGCAACCGTCGGCACAACTTCTACCAATGGGATCGATCCTGTTGCAGCAATTGGTGCAATTTGCAACAGGGCCGGCATCTGGTTTCATGTTGACGCTGCAATGGCTGGAACTGCCGCGCTGTGTTCAGAATTTCGCTACATCAACAACGGACTTGAGCTGGCAGACAGCTACTGTTTTAATCCACACAAGTGGATGCTGACCAATTTTGACTGCACGGTGTTCTATGTCCGCCAGCGCAAAGCCCTCATCGACACGCTCAGTATTCTTCCCGAATACCTGCGTAATCAGGCAACTGCTTCGGGCGAAGTGATCGACTACCGGGACTGGCACGTGCAACTCGGCCGGCGTTTTCGGGCCCTGAAACTGTGGTTTGTCATCCGGTATTACGGCGTACATGGGTTGCAGCAATACGTGCGGCAACACATCGCCATTGCCCAGGCATTTGCAAACTGGGTGCGGGAAGATGCACGGTTTGAACTTGTAGTTACGCCGCCGCTGAATCTCGTTTGCTTCCGAATGAAGGCAGATGATACCATCAATGAGAATTTACTGATGGCATTGAACAAAAGTGGTAAAGTTTATTTAACGCATACTAAAGTTTCGGGGCAGTATACATTGCGCCTTTGCGTTGGCACCCGCACAACCACGCTTGCGCATGTGGCGTCGGCCTGGGAGCAAATTCAGGAGGTTGCAGCCGGCTTAATCGCCTCCTAG